GATTGCCGGACAGGACGATGCGCTCGAAGCGCAATAGGCTGGTCTGGCTGGCCGGGCTCGCCGCCCTCGCCATCGGGGTTGCTGCATGGGCCCTGAGCGGCGCCGGCAGACCGCGGGGCGAACTCGGCCTGTTCACGACCTTGCCGATCTACTGGGGTGAGACGGCGGGCATGTCCGAACTGCTTGGCGGCGAGACAGACACCGGCTGGGTTCGCACCGCCATCGAACGCCGGTTCGAACTGATTCCGCTCGACACTCTGGCCGACGACGATGGCGCGATCAGCGGCGAGCTGGCGGAACTCGACCATCTGCTGCTGGCCCAGCCCCGGGCGCTGTCGCCGTACGAGAATGTCGCGCTCGACGAATGGGTGCGCGCCGGCGGCCGCGTGCTGGTCTTTGCCGATCCCATGCTGACGGCGGAATCGCGCTTCGCGATCGGCGATCGTCGCCGGCCGCAGGACGTCGTATTGCTGTCGCCCATCCTCGGGCGGTGGGGGCTGGAGATGCGGTACGACGCGGCGCAGGAT
The sequence above is a segment of the Pelagerythrobacter marensis genome. Coding sequences within it:
- a CDS encoding Gldg family protein, with translation MRSKRNRLVWLAGLAALAIGVAAWALSGAGRPRGELGLFTTLPIYWGETAGMSELLGGETDTGWVRTAIERRFELIPLDTLADDDGAISGELAELDHLLLAQPRALSPYENVALDEWVRAGGRVLVFADPMLTAESRFAIGDRRRPQDVVLLSPILGRWGLEMRYDAAQDAGERTIATDLAPLPVRLAGTLHPVEDYSASAEDCWIAYDRVFARCAIGRGEATVIADAAVLEPAVGDRLDARKDALSWLLESAFGETR